One Oryza glaberrima chromosome 11, OglaRS2, whole genome shotgun sequence genomic region harbors:
- the LOC127755781 gene encoding receptor-like protein EIX2: protein MRPTTTAALLILSLLAVAALATTNHEVEAAVAALPRGATRRPAPAHGNVATAAGCSPRERDALLTFKAGITEDIMGLLDSWKYDGAGPGQAAEEADCCRWRGVRCGAGGHVVGLHLRNVYADQSNDYDFITSGYDLAGEISPSLLNLTYLEHIDLSKNQLQGQTGRVPEFLGSLQNLRYLNLSGIPFSGEVPPQLGNLTNLHYLGLSDTGINFTDTNG from the coding sequence ATGCGTCCCACTACCACCGCCGCTCTCCTGATCCTcagcctcctcgccgtcgccgccttggcCACGACCAACCATgaagtggaggcggcggtggcggcgctgccacGCGGCGCCACACGCCGTCCGGCGCCCGCCCACGGCaacgtggcgacggcggccggctgctCGCCGCGGGAGCGGGACGCGCTGCTGACGTTCAAGGCAGGCATCACCGAAGATATAATGGGTCTTCTCGACTCATGGAAGTACGACGGCGCTGGGCCTgggcaggcggcggaggaggccgatTGCTGCCGGTGGCGAGGCGTCcggtgcggcgccggcggccatgtCGTCGGGCTTCACCTCCGCAACGTGTATGCCGACCAGAGCAACGACTACGACTTCATCACCTCCGGGTACGACCTGGCCGGCGAGATAAGTCCCTCTCTGCTCAACTTGACGTATCTGGAGCACATCGATCTCAGCAAGAACCAGCTCCAGGGACAGACCGGCCGTGTTCCGGAGTTCTTGGGCTCTCTGCAAAACTTGAGATATCTTAACCTCTCCGGCATACCATTTTCCGGTGAGGTGCCTCCTCAGCTGGGTAACCTCACAAATCTACACTATCTTGGCCTGTCAGATACAGGCATCAACTTCACGGATACCAATGGTTAG